A region from the Coffea eugenioides isolate CCC68of chromosome 9, Ceug_1.0, whole genome shotgun sequence genome encodes:
- the LOC113782262 gene encoding berberine bridge enzyme-like 23 — protein MSKIREIDVDLKNQTAWVGTGAILAGVCPSVGIGGHFSGGGQGMLTRKYGLAADNVIDAVIVDAQGRIIDRNMMGEDLFWAIRGGGAASFGVVVKWKIKLVPVPPIVTTLYHIPKIISIQIGLHFNSPDLVIFTSETWRIGQEVVSWHFDVEGLSVKKEFSPDLLTLKETDPVPELSEDPTKCWLKSALFFYFYEAPETVEDLIDRNHYPGVYFKAKSDNVTLPIKETSLDAIWDVFKEGTPGSILLQPYGGIFNEIPRSQTPFPHRAGTLYNVHYYAMWHGERTYIIKERLDWLHRIYDFMGDFVEKPRTAYQITGI, from the exons ATGTCGAAAATACGAGAAATCGATGTAGATTTGAAAAATCAGACAGCTTGGGTGGGAACTGGTGCCATACTAG CCGGTGTTTGCCCTAGTGTAGGCATTGGCGGGCATTTCAGTGGAGGGGGACAAGGTATGTTAACGAGGAAATATGGTCTAGCAGCTGATAACGTTATTGATGCTGTAATTGTTGATGCTCAAGGAAGAATAATTGATCGAAATATGATGGGGGAGGATCTTTTTTGGGCTATTAGAGGAGGAGGAGCAGCGAGTTTCGGAGTTGTAGTCAAATGGAAGATCAAATTAGTGCCAGTACCTCCAATAGTCACGACATTATACCACATCCCAAAGATCATTAGCATCCAAATAGGACTTCATTTTAACAGCCCAGATTTGGTAATTTTCACCAGCGAAACTTGGAGGATTGGACAAGAAGTTGTTTCCTGGCATTTTGATGTTGAGGGCTTAAGTGTGAAAAAGGAATTCTCACCAGATTTACTCACTCTCAAAGAAACAGACCCTGTTCCTGAATTGTCGGAAGATCCAACAAAGTG CTGGCTAAAATCAGCCTTATTTTTCTATTTCTACGAGGCACCGGAAACTGTGGAAGACTTGATAGATAGGAACCATTATCCAGGTGTTTATTTTAAAGCAAAATCAGATAATGTAACATTGCCAATTAAAGAAACTTCCCTTGATGCAATATGGGATGTGTTTAAAGAAGGAACACCAGGAAGTATTCTTTTGCAGCCTTATGGGGGAATATTCAATGAAATTCCAAGGAGTCAGACTCCTTTCCCTCACAGAGCTGGGACTCTGTACAATGTACATTATTACGCAATGTGGCATGGAGAGAGAACTTATATCATCAAAGAGAGATTGGATTGGCTGCATAGGATCTATGATTTCATGGGTGATTTCGTCGAAAAACCAAGGACTGCATACCAAATTACAGGGATTTAG
- the LOC113782263 gene encoding berberine bridge enzyme-like 22, giving the protein MEKKNISMILLLLFFSSHFLLISSYSELILNTFTECLSQDFESSTSILNILFTPRNSSYQSLLDYPIQNLRYLNSSSTKPLAIVTPLNYSHVQATITCCEKHGLQVRIRSGGHDYEGLSYTSTVSFVILDLQNLRSISVDLEEKSAWVESGATVGELYYWIAQKSPSFGFPAGICPTVGVGGHFSGGGFGTMIRKYGLAADNILDAVIIDVKGRILDRKSMGEDLFWAIRGGGGSSFGVIVAWKIKLLYVPQIVTVFSTGRTLAQGATDLVYKWQHIGHKLPQDLFIRVIVEANGEGENRTIRTTFNSLFLGRIDKLVDIMKESFPELGLRKEDCIELSWIESALYFWGYKEGKTIEALRDRVPEPKSFFKATSDFVKEPLSHAALEQLWKWCLEEEKPIVIFDPFGGRMDEIPESEIPFPHRKGNLFNIQYLVKWDNQDTEASERHINWIRRLYKNMTPYASKGPRSAYFNYRDLDFGVENISGASFVEAKKWGDKYFSGNFGRLAIVKGEADPQNFFSDEQSIPPLICLFVQATVY; this is encoded by the coding sequence atggagaaaaagaACATCTCCATGATTTTATTACTACTGTTTTTCAGTTCCCATTTCCTTCTAATTTCATCATATTCTGAGCTGATCCTCAATACTTTTACTGAATGCCTATCCCAAGATTTTGAATCATCTACCTCAATACTGAACATTCTATTTACACCAAGAAATTCTTCATATCAATCTCTTTTGGATTATCCCATTCAAAACCTGAGATACCTTAACTCATCCAGCACAAAACCTCTAGCTATAGTTACCCCTTTAAATTATTCCCACGTCCAGGCCACAATTACTTGTTGCGAGAAGCATGGACTACAAGTTCGAATCAGAAGTGGAGGCCATGACTATGAAGGTCTGTCCTACACTTCAACAGTTTCTTTTGTCATTCTTGATCTTCAAAATCTTAGATCAATCAGCGTTGACTTGGAAGAAAAGAGCGCATGGGTTGAATCAGGAGCTACTGTCGGCGAATTGTATTATTGGATTGCACAGAAAAGTCCAAGTTTCGGATTCCCAGCTGGAATTTGCCCAACAGTTGGTGTTGGTGGACACTTCAGTGGAGGTGGCTTTGGTACCATGATAAGAAAATATGGACTAGCGGCTGATAATATTCTTGATGCTGTCATTATCGACGTTAAAGGACGAATTCTTGATAGAAAATCCATGGGAGAAGACCTGTTCTGGGCTATCAGAGGAGGTGGAGGATCAAGTTTTGGTGTCATAGTCGCTTGGAAGATTAAGCTTTTGTATGTCCCGCAGATTGTTACTGTTTTTAGCACCGGAAGGACCCTAGCCCAAGGGGCCACTGACCTCGTTTACAAGTGGCAACATATAGGACATAAGCTTCCTCAAGATCTATTCATCAGGGTGATTGTAGAAGCTAATGGAGAAGGGGAAAATCGAACAATTCGAACCACATTCAACTCATTATTTCTTGGTAGAATTGATAAACTAGTTGATATAATGAAGGAAAGTTTTCCTGAACTTGGCTTGAGAAAAGAAGACTGCATTGAGTTGAGTTGGATTGAATCAGCACTGTATTTCTGGGGATACAAAGAGGGAAAAACCATAGAAGCCCTTAGAGATAGAGTGCCTGAACCAAAGAGCTTTTTCAAGGCTACATCTGATTTTGTCAAGGAACCATTGTCTCATGCTGCGCTTGAACAGTTATGGAAATGGTGCTTGGAAGAAGAGAAACCAATAGTGATTTTTGATCCTTTCGGAGGAAGAATGGATGAGATTCCAGAGTCAGAAATTCCATTTCCCCATAGAAAAGGTAATCTATTTAATATTCAGTATTTGGTGAAGTGGGATAATCAAGACACTGAAGCATCAGAAAGGCACATAAATTGGATCAGAAGGCTGTACAAAAATATGACCCCATATGCATCAAAAGGTCCAAGAAGTGCTTATTTTAATTACAGAGATCTTGACTTTGGTGTTGAAAATATTTCTGGGGCTAGCTTTGTAGAAGCCAAAAAATGGGGTGACAAGTATTTCAGTGGCAATTTCGGGAGATTGGCAATAGTTAAGGGTGAAGCCGACCCACAAAATTTCTTCAGTGACGAACAAAGCATTCCACCtcttatttgtttatttgtccAAGCCACAGTATATTGA
- the LOC113782264 gene encoding berberine bridge enzyme-like 26: MEKKHISLVLTFISLFLLTSSSHSYLILDNFIECFSHDFPLSTTSLDVIHTPSNSSYSSLLESPIRNLRFLTSTTPKPLAVITPSTYDHVQATVTCCRKHGVQIRTRSGGHDYEGLSYTSNVPFIILDLVNLRAIDVNSEENSAWVQSGASLGELYYWISQKSPSHGFPAGICPTIGVGGHFSGGGYGTISRKYGLAADNVLDAVIVNADGQILDRKSMGEDLFWAIRGGGGSSFGVIVAWKIKISYVPPLVTVFSPSRTLDLGATNLVYKWQQIANKLPEDLFIRLVIVADGEGKNRTIRVTFNSLFLGRTDQLLEVMKESFPELGLIKEDCREMSWIETILYFDNRNGQTIDGLKNRVPDPKGFFKATSDYVEEPLSQAALEKLWKWCLEEERPALIFEPYGGIMDKIPEWQLPFPHRKGNLYNIQYFVQWSVGSNEASERHINWMRRLYQHMTPYVSKGPRRAYLNYRDLDFGVHSNISGTTYSEAKKWGAKYFSKNYRALAFIKGKVDPENFFNDEQSIPPFK, from the coding sequence atggagaaaaaacATATCTCCTTAgttttaactttcatttccctGTTCCTTCTTACTTCATCATCACATTCATATTTGATCCTTGATAATTTCATTGAAtgcttttcacatgattttccATTGTCTACTACATCGCTGGATGTTATACATACTCCAAGCAATTCCTCTTACTCATCCCTCTTGGAATCTCCGATCAGAAACCTAAGATTTCTCACTTCCACTACCCCTAAACCACTAGCTGTCATAACACCTTCCACTTATGATCATGTCCAGGCCACAGTTACGTGTTGTAGAAAACATGGAGTACAAATTCGAACACGAAGTGGCGGCCATGACTACGAGGGCCTGTCCTATACATCTAACGTTCCTTTCATCATACTTGATCTTGTAAACCTTAGAGCAATAGATGTCAACTCGGAGGAAAACAGTGCATGGGTTCAGTCTGGAGCTTCCCTTGGCGAATTGTATTATTGGATTTCGCAGAAAAGCCCAAGCCATGGCTTTCCAGCTGGAATTTGTCCAACAATTGGAGTTGGTGGACACTTCAGTGGAGGTGGCTATGGTACCATATCAAGAAAATATGGATTAGCAGCTGATAATGTTCTTGATGCAGTCATAGTTAATGCTGACGGGCAAATTCTTGATAGAAAATCCATGGGGGAAGACTTGTTTTGGGCAATCAGAGGAGGTGGAGGATCAAGTTTTGGAGTCATAGTTGCCTGGAAAATCAAAATTTCCTATGTTCCACCACTTGTAACAGTTTTTAGCCCATCCAGGACTCTAGACCTAGGTGCTACTAATCTTGTTTACAAGTGGCAACAAATTGCAAACAAGCTCCCTGAAGATTTATTCATCAGGTTAGTTATAGTAGCGGATGGAGAAGGAAAGAATAGAACAATTCGAGTTACTTTCAACTCATTATTCCTTGGGAGGACTGATCAACTTCTCGAAGTAATGAAAGAAAGTTTTCCTGAACTTGGTTTGATAAAAGAAGATTGTAGGGAGATGAGTTGGATTGAAACAATACTTTATTTTGACAATAGAAATGGGCAAACCATAGATGGCCTTAAAAATAGGGTACCTGACCCAAAGGGTTTCTTCAAAGCAACTTCAGATTATGTGGAGGAACCATTATCTCAGGCAGCATTAGAGAAGCTATGGAAATGGTGCTTGGAGGAAGAAAGACCTGCACTTATTTTTGAACCCTATGGAGGAATAATGGATAAGATACCAGAGTGGCAACTTCCATTTCCCCATAGAAAAGGTAATTTGTATAATATTCAGTACTTTGTACAGTGGAGTGTTGGAAGTAATGAAGCATCAGAAAGGCACATAAATTGGATGAGAAGGTTGTATCAACATATGACCCCATATGTATCAAAAGGACCAAGAAGGGCGTACTTGAATTACAGGGATCTTGATTTTGGTGTTCACAGTAATATTTCTGGTACAACTTACTCAGAAGCCAAAAAATGGGGAGCCAAGTATTTTAGCAAAAATTATAGGGCATTGGCATTCATCAAGGGTAAAGTTGATCCTGAAAATTTCTTCAATGATGAGCAAAGTATTCCACCCTTTAAGTGA
- the LOC113783452 gene encoding berberine bridge enzyme-like 13, with protein MEPSNLVPFSSFTVSFYLSIALLSLSSVAVSQTVQENFFQCINQNSELYVPFSSAFVSPNNDSFSSVLQSTAQNLRCLEPSVAKPQLIFTPLIESHVQAAVICAKEVGIQIRMRSGGHDYEGLSYISDLDSPFIIIDLGKLRAISVDIDDNSAWVQAGATIGEVYYRIFQKSKTHGFPAGLCTSLGIGGHITGGAYGTMMRKFGLGADNVLDARIVDAQGRILDRQSMGEDLFWAIRGGGGASFGIILSWKIKLVPVPSIVTVFTVPKTLEQGATKILYKWQQVADKLDEDLFIRVIIQNADAAQKGEKTVQTLYNAQFLGSASRLLEVMNQSFPELGLTQKDCTEMSWIQSVMYIAGYPSSTPPEVLLEGKSLFKNYFKAKSDFVREPIPEDGLEGLWKRLMEEDSPLMIWNPYGGMMSKISESEIPFPHRKGVIFKIQYVTLWQDADKATAAKHIDWIRKLYNYMATYASTFPREAYVNYRDLDLGVNKDGNTSFIQASVWGSKYFKNNFNRLVRIKNKVDPGNIFRHEQSIPPLALTGKRRGKRMIH; from the coding sequence ATGGAACCTTCAAACCTTGTGCCATTTTCATCTTTCACGGTCTCCTTCTACTTGTCAATAGCTTTGTTATCATTATCATCAGTTGCTGTTTCACAAACTGTTCAAGAAAACTTTTTCCAATGCATTAATCAGAATTCTGAGCTCTACGTCCCTTTCTCTTCAGCATTTGTCTCACCTAACAATGATTCATTCAGCTCTGTTCTGCAATCCACTGCACAAAACCTTAGATGTTTGGAGCCATCAGTGGCCAAACCTCAACTCATTTTCACACCACTGATTGAATCACATGTCCAAGCAGCAGTTATATGCGCGAAAGAGGTAGGCATTCAGATCAGAATGAGAAGTGGAGGCCATGATTATGAAGGCCTCTCTTACATATCTGATTTGGATTCCCCTTTTATTATCATTGATCTCGGAAAGCTACGAGCCATCAGTGTAGATATAGATGATAACAGCGCTTGGGTTCAGGCCGGTGCAACCATTGGTGAAGTCTATTACAGAATTTTCCAGAAAAGCAAGACTCATGGCTTTCCAGCTGGCCTTTGCACTAGCTTAGGGATTGGTGGACATATAACTGGAGGTGCATATGGAACCATGATGAGAAAATTCGGCCTTGGAGCTGATAACGTGCTCGACGCTAGAATTGTTGATGCGCAGGGACGAATTCTTGATAGACAATCCATGGGAGAAGACCTGTTTTGGGCAATCAGGGGAGGTGGAGGAGCTAGTTTTGGCATAATTCTTTCATGGAAGATAAAACTGGTTCCTGTTCCTTCAATCGTGACTGTTTTTACTGTTCCAAAGACCTTGGAACAAGGTGCTACAAAAATTCTGTATAAATGGCAACAAGTTGCTGATAAACTTGATGAAGATCTCTTCATCAGGGTCATCATACAAAATGCGGATGCTGCTCAGAAGGGTGAGAAAACCGTGCAGACTCTCTACAATGCTCAATTCCTCGGTAGCGCATCCAGACTCCTCGAGGTGATGAATCAAAGCTTCCCTGAATTGGGATTGACGCAAAAAGACTGTACAGAGATGAGCTGGATTCAATCGGTTATGTACATTGCTGGATACCCCAGCAGCACACCCCCTGAAGTTCTGCTTGAGGGGAAATCATTGTTCAAGAACTACTTCAAAGCCAAATCTGATTTTGTCAGAGAGCCTATTCCAGAAGACGGGCTTGAAGGGCTATGGAAAAGGCTTATGGAAGAAGATTCACCACTGATGATATGGAATCCATATGGAGGAATGATGAGCAAGATCTCAGAATCTGAAATTCCTTTCCCTCACAGAAAAGGAGTGATATTCAAGATTCAGTATGTGACACTTTGGCAAGATGCAGATAAGGCCACTGCTGCGAAGCACATTGATTGGATCAGAAAACTGTACAATTACATGGCTACTTATGCTTCCACGTTCCCAAGAGAAGCTTATGTGAACTATAGGGATCTTGATTTGGGAGTGAACAAAGATGGCAACACAAGCTTTATTCAGGCCAGTGTATGGGGTTCCAAGTACTTCAAGAACAATTTTAACAGATTAGTAAGGATCAAGAATAAGGTCGATCCTGGTAACATCTTCAGGCATGAACAGAGCATCCCACCTCTTGCCTTAACGGGCAAAAGAAGGGGAAAGAGAATGATCCATTAA